The Cellulophaga sp. RHA19 genome includes the window GGTGCATCAGACAATCTTGGTCTGTTATTTACATTTTCTACAATATACTTTACATTAACCTGACTTGTTAACTTGTCTGCTAAAACAGCACTTGTATTTAAAGAAAATGATTTTCTATTTATACCAGAATTAGGAACAATATCTTGATTATCTAAATCTGATACAGAAAGTCTATAACTCATTTTTTCAGAGCCACTAGTAATAGCTATTGTGTTTATAAATGTAGTACCTGTTCTGTAAAAATGATCTCTGTTGTCACCAACATAAGAGTATGGTCTTTCTTCTCCATCCCATTGTACAACGCTAGAACCATCTAGTTTTGGACCCCAAGAAGACAATCCTAAATCAAAAGCTTCAGACTGGTTAGCAGGTACTCTACCTCTAGTACCTTGTCCATATGAAGTTTGAAAATCTGTTAATGAAGTATCTACCTCATCAAAAGTAACAGAACTACTTATTTCTACTCCTAATCCTTTTTTCTGAGAACCATTTTTAGTAGTAATAATTATGACACCATTACCTGCTCTAGAGCCATAAAGAGCTGCAGCTGCACCACCTTTTAATACACTTACAGATGCAATATCATCTGGATTTATACTAGAGATACCATCACCTCCGTCACTACCACCATAAGTGCCAGCTGATCCACTATTTTCATTACCAATAGGAATACCATCTACAACATACAAAGGTTGGTTGTTACCTGTTAATGTGCTGTTACCACGAATAATAACCCTACTAGAACCAGCGGCACCAGTTGAGTTTTGTGTAATATTTACACCTGCAACCTTACCTTGTAAAGAGTTAATTGCACTAACTTGCTTTACATTAGATAGCTCATCTCCTCCAACTTCTGTTAAAGAATATCCTAATGCTTTTGCTTCTTTTTTAATACCTAAAGCTGTCACAACTACTTCGCCTAACTGCTCTGCATCTTCAACCATAGAAACATTAAGTGTGGTTTGCCCTGCTACTGTAGCACTTTTGGCCGTATAACCTATAGAGGTAAACTCTAGTATTGAAGAGTCACCTGCTACAGTTATTGTGTATTTACCATCAAAATCTGTAGATGTACCATTAGATGTTCCTTTTTCTAAAACATTAACTCCTAGTAAAGGTACTCCTGCTTCATCTGTAACCGTACCAGTCACAGTTTTGTTTTGCGCTACCATACCACTAGTAAGGAGAAATAGCACAAACAACAATAAGTAATGTGTTTGTTTTTGCATACTTAAATGAGTTTTAATTGTTAAGTTAGTTATTAGTTAATTTACCTCTAAATTTTACCTATTAATGTTAAATGCAGAAATTAATTCGACTAACAACTTTGTGGAAAAGCTAAGCGACAATATACAGAGGTGTTAAAAATTTGAATACTTTATTATCAATTCCGTAATTAATACACAAACAAATACACATTTTAGAATTGCAGATGCAAAAACCTACAAAGTCAAGGTAATAAGAGACTTACAACAGAGAAAACTTGTTAAATTAAAATTTTACTCCAACCCTATTTCTAAAACAGAGCCATTTAACAAGTCTTTATGAGAAACAAAATACCCTTTAAGTTCTTTATTATTTAAATGAATAGATTTAATTTTTCCATTAACATTTCCTGTTCGCTTAATAATTAACTTTTCTTTTTTATAATAAGTTGTATCTAAATGAATAGTCATAGAAGTAAATCTTGGTGTAGAAATAGTATAAACTGGTGAAGCCGGACTAACAGGGTAAATTCCCATCATTGCATATACTAACCACGCAGACATTGTGCCTGTATCATCATTACCTGGCAAACCTGCAGGCGTATTTGTAAAATATGTTTTTATTAACGCCTGTACTCTTTTTTGAGTTTTCCATTCGTCTCCTTTACTGTAGTTATATAAAAAAGGATAAGCAATATCTGGCTCATTAGCCATATCAAACTGATTATTATCAAAAATATAATCTAGGTGAGAAACAAATTGTTTTTTTCCTCCCATTAGCTTCATTAAACCTTTAATATCGTGTGGTACCATAAAAGCGTACTGCCACGCATTGCCCTCTATATAACCCACATTTTTTTCAAAATTTGCCCCTTTGTAAGGATCAAAAGGTGTGTACCAGCTACCATCACTATTTTTAGGTCTTAGTAGCTTTAAATCACTATCAAATAATTTTTTATAAGATAAAGATTGATTATAAAACTTTTTATAGTCTGCCTTTTTACCCAATTCTTTTGCTAGTTGAGAAATAGCAAAATCTGCAATATTATATTCTTCTGTAGTAGAAACAGGCCCCTCTGCACTACCGCCTACACTTAAATATCCATTCTCCCAATACTCTTTATTTCCTGGCCTTAACGGATTATTTACAATCTTGGTTGCTCCTTTTAACATTGCTGCGTAAGCTAAATCAACATTAAAATCTGTAATACCACGTAAATATGTATCTGCTATAACTACTGGTGCTGGGTCACCAACCATTGTAAAAGTTTCTGTAGAGTTTAACTCCCATTTAGGCAGCCAACCATTTTCTTTGTACATAGACAACATACTTTTTACCATATTAGATTGTTGTGCTGGGTACAAAGTACTCATTAATGGGTGGTAGTTTCTGTACGTATCCCAAAGCGAAAAAACGGTGTATCTAGTACCTTTAGTGTTTCCTATTTTACCAGTTGCAATCTCAGGATAATCGCCATTAAAATCATTTAACGTATTTGGGTGTATTTGTGTGTGGTACAATGCTGTATAAAATATTGTTTTATCATTTGTAGAACCACCTTCTACCTCTACAGTAGACAAAGTCTTGTTCCAAGCAGCTTTTGTAGTAGCATAAACATCATCAAAATTTTTATTAGCTGTTTCCTTTTCCAAATTTTCCCTAGCATTATCTATACTTACGTAAGACACACCAATTTTAACCTCAACAGTAGTTTTCTTTTTAAAATTGTAACGCATATAAGCACCAATACTATCACCTACAACTTCTCTTGTAAACCCTTTCATTAGTCTAGTTTTGCCATTGTAGCCCATCCATTGTGCTTCTACCTCATTGTATTTATGTGGTTTTTTCCAAGCTCCAAACTCATCTGCTGGACTAGAAAATTTAGCAACAAAATATACTGGGTAAGCCTGTTCTGGACTATTATAACAGAAAGAGCCAACTGTGCGCATTCCTTCAATTTCTGTATTAGATACCACTTTTACCATTGCGCCTTGCTCATTAGTTAAGCCAAGTCCTAAATTTAAAAGTATGTTAGATTTTCCTGCTGGAAATGTATACCTAGACACTCCTACTCTTGTTGTTGCAGTAAGTTCTGTTTTTATATTGTATTTAGATAAGTTAACTGAGTAATAGCCTGCTTTAGAAACCTCATCTATGTAAGTGGTTCCGTATTGCATATGGTTTGTTTTTAAGTCTCCTGAAGTTGGCATAGTTAAAATAACTCCCAAATCTGGACAACCAACTCCGCTTAAGTTTACGTGTGTAAATCCTGTTAAAAAATTGTATTGTTTAACATATGGGTTAGATAACCAACCTGCATCTTTTTGCACTGCTACGTTAAATGGAGATACACTAGCCATACCTCTTGGCGCAATTGCACCTGGGTTTGTTGCTCCAAAATTAGAGGTTCCTATAAACGGGTTTACATAGTCTACAGGTTGTTGACCAAAGGCAAAACTTACTACAACTAAAACAATACTTAAAATTTTAAATTTTATACTCATAATTCTATTCTACTATAATTTCATCTACAAACAACCAAGCACCACCACCATTAGGCGGACTTTTTAAATTAGTTGCTACCACCTTTATGTACCTAGCTTTAGTTGGTTTAAAATTGATTTTAAAATCTTTTAATTCTGATGCATTGCTTACTTTAAATGCTCTAGTAACCTCTGCAACTTTGGTAAACTTTTTTCTGTGTTCTGATGTAAAGACTTCTATTTTTACAGGAAAATAAATTCCTGAACTTTGATTTTCTAGTGTACCAACCGTTACTGCAGAGAACTCTGTTTCTACATCAAAATCTATTACCACATCCATATTATTACCCAACCAACCTTGCCACTGTCCGTCGTGAAAATTTTTAGATCCTCTTAATACATTTACCAAACCAAGCTGTTGTTCTCCTTGGTAATTTTTATGATACTTAGTGTTATAAACTATATATTTACCAACCGCATTATGGTAATTAAACTCTTTAGTTAAGGTTTGTCCTAATTGCTTACCATTTTTAAACATTGCAGCCTTTAGTGTAGCTGTTTTATTTAGTTGAATTGGTTTTTGATATTGTAAAGACGACTGTGAAAGCAAAGAACCGTCTATAGAGTATCTAATATCTGCATCTGGAAATTCATTTTTTAATAAGATAGATAATTCGCCTTTTTCTATGTCAACTTTAGCATCTGTAGTTATCTGATAAGCACTTTTGGCATAGTTAACACCCATAACATCATAACGCTTAAACAGCTCTTTTACCCTACCTGAAAAGTTATTCCAATTTTTATTTTCTACTGGTGTCCAAAGAGCCTCAGACATAGCAGCAAGCCTAGGAAAAATCATATACTCAGACTGTTGCTCTGTTGGTATATGCTCTGCCCACAAATTTGCTTGTCCGCCTAACACGTGTTTCTCCTGCTCTGGAGTCATTTTATCTACCACTGGGTTAAACTCATACACTTTACTAAGCGGAGTATAACCACCAAATGCTAAAGGTTCTTGATCTTGATTTCCTTGGTAATGATCAAAATAACAATGTGTACCAGGTGTCATAACAACATTATGCCCTTCTGCAGATGCTTCTAAGCCACCTTTTACACCACGCCAACTCATAACAGTTGCCCCTGGAGCCAAACCGCCCTCTAAAATTTCATCCCAACCAATTAAAACTCTATTTTTAGAACTTATAAAACGCTCTATTCTTTTAATAAAATAGCTCTGCAATTGGTCTACATTTACTAAGCCTTCTGTTTGTAATCTGGTGGTGCAATGTGTACAAGTTTTCCAATTGGTTTTTGTAGCTTCATCTCCGCCAACATGTATGTATTTAAATGGAAACAACTCCATAACCTCTGTTAATACATCTTGTAAAAAGATAAATGTTTCTTCCTTACCTGCACAGTAAATATCTGTAATTGGCCATACTCCACCAGACGGAACCATAATTTGCTCATCTAAACAAGAAAACTCTGGATACGCAGCTATTGCACTACTAACGTGTGCTGGCATCTCTATTTCTGGCACTACAGTTATACCCCTTTCTGCTGCATAAGCTACTACTTCTTTTATTTGCTCTTGTGTATAAAAACCGCCATAAGTAGCTTTTGTTCCTAAAGGTGCATTTGGTCTAGCGTTCCAACCTTTATCTTCTTGGTCTACTCTATAACCACCAACAGACGTTAGTTTTGGATATTTTTTAATTTCTATTCGCCATCCTTGATCATCTACTAAATGCCAATGAAAAGTATTCATTTTTAGCATTGCCATACGGTCTAACGTTTTTTTAATATAATCTACCTCAAAAAAATGTCTAGACACATCTAACATTAGTCCTCGCCATTTAAAACGAGGAGTATCTTTAATTTCTATTACTGGAACTATCCACTCTTTTTGCACAAACGTTGTACTTTCTATACTTGCAGGAAGCAACTGCTTTATAGTTTCTAATCCATATACAAAACCAGAATACGTTTTTGCAGATACTGTTATATGATTAGAATTTATTGATAAATTATAACCTTCATGAGGTAAAGAATCTATTGTTTTAAACTGTAAAAAATTAGTAGAAGGTGCATTATTTACTACATCTAATTTTACACCAGAGACCTGTTTAAAATTTTGAGAAAAAGACGTTAATAATTTTTGCTCATTTTTTGTGCTTGCAACCAATTTTGTGTTTGCATTAAAACTAAAACTACCTTTGTATAACTCTGTAAATACAGGCTTAGGAATAATATTAATTTCTTCTTCTGTAAAGTTTTTTTCTTTTTTAGTTGTACAACTAAACGTTAGTAACAAAAGAAAAATGGTTATGTGGCAGTTAAGTTTTTTCAAAATGAAATACGTTTAATTAAATTTCTTACTAAGTTTTTTTATTACCGCATATTGCTCATCTGTAAGTGCATTACCATCAAAAATAGAGACTCCTTTTGCTCCATTATCTTTTGCTAATAGAATTGCTTTTTCTAAATCTGAAACAGACATATTTGGTACATAAATACCAGTATGCAGTTCTGTATTAGAATTTTTAAGGTCTTTTACACCTTGTCCTGTTGCAAACCCAATCCAGTCTATTTCTTCATTATAAAAGTTATGATAAATCATTGGCAGTACTTTATCTACATTCCATTTGTCCCAGCGTTGGCGCACCATATGATCTGCCATTTCTGGATAAGGAAATACTGCTGCAGTTAATATTTTGTTGTTATTATGCGCAATGATATAAGCTTCATCTACAATAGCTTTTACTTTATTTAACCTAAATTGTTTCCACTCCATATCTATAGCTGGGTTTTTAGACTCTTTAGGGTTTTTATGGTGTTCCTTTTTAAACTCTGCTATACATACATCACAGTAACAAAAATCAAACTCAGGTAACTCTACCTCTTGTTTTAAATTGTATTTTGGTAGTAAACCAATTGGTAAAAAAATATCTGAGTAACGAATATAATCTAAATGTACACTTGCTACATCTTCAACCTTTGCCAAACCTTCTACTAAACTTAATATATGAGCCTTAGACTCTTTTCTTGTTGGGCATAGCCATTTGTAATACCCTACATATGGTGGCTCATCAAAACAAGATTTACCATCTCTACTAACCGCGTACCACTCTGGGTGCTGTTCTGCAATAGCATCTCCAGGCCTGTTTACAGTAAACATCCAAGCGTGTACATTTAACCCTTCCTTTTTTGCAAAAGGAACTATTCTTTTTAGCAACTCTGGATCTGTACCTGTATTAATTAGCACATCTGTAATTCCGTTTGCGCTATATTTAGCAAATTCTTCTTGGTAAGCAGTATCCTCTTTTTCATTACTAGCAGATGTCCAAGTCCAAAATGTAAAACTATTTGTTATAGCATCTTCCTTTTCTACTACATTTTTGTCTTGTTTTTTATTCTCACAAGAAAATAAGACAAAGCCCAACAATAAAAAACTCATTACCCTTAAAAATATCTTATTCTGCTTCATTACTACTAAATTTACCATCTTCTTTAATTACTAATATTTTGTTTGTAAACGGACTTTTTAGCCAGATGTTAAATCCGGTTTTATGCTTCTCTAATTGTGGACTCACTAAAGCTCCTAAAATAGATTTAGATTGTATCTCTTTTTCATCATTATTTTCTACATAATTTAAAAATACTTTATACAAATACCATTTTATCTGTTCATCTTTTGGAATGTTCCAATCTATATTTTCTTCAGTTTTATCAGAAAAATAAACATAACCCCAAGTATTAGGTTTATGCATATTAACTACGCCTTGTGGAGACCAAACCCAATTATACTCTGGTAAATCTTTGCCGTTAGCATCTTTCTTTTTAACATATTTACCGTCTATTAAAGTATGTTGCCATTGTACCCTAGAAAAATTTATACGCCAAAAATCATTTACTGGTATTTCTGCTATTTTAGAAGGTTCAAAAAGTGATTTCCAAGGAATAGCAATTTCTGTAGACCAACTTTTATCTGTATCACCAGCGTTGTTTAAAGTTCCGTTAATATGCACAGCAGTTTTTAACCCGTTTATATCCCAATTATTAATGGCTGCACCACCTTGACTATATGTTTTTGTTAACAACAAATCCCACACAGTATTTAGTGCATTTATCTCTAGTTCCATATAATTATGAGTAGTACCAGGCGGATCTATAAAAATTTCAAAATCGTTGTTATAAAAAATTACAGCATCTCTTTTTGTAATATCTCCCCATACATGAGGCTCCTCTAGCAAGGCAAAGAAATACAAATAAGTATCATCCCAAAGCATTTTTACCCTAGTTATATAAGTCGCTTTTTTATCGCCTTCAATATCTATAAACTCTTTTGTCCATTTAGCAGTTTCCCAAGACTTTTCATTAGCTACGCCATCTATTATTAAACTATCTACTGCCTTGTTTGCTATATATTTATTAGGTGTATTTTGAGCTATTAGTGAAGCACAACCTAGGTAAATTAAAAAAAGAAAAGCAGCAATTATTCTTTTCATTTTTATAGAAGGTTCAATATCCATATTCTTTATTATTAGTAACTTTTTTTTAACATTAATATAATTTAGTTGCTAATTAAATTATTTTTTATACTTTTCAGACGTTCAATTCTGCGTGTTTAGCAAAACGCTATATCTAGTTTTTAAGCTACATAGCAACACTTTATAAATATTCCTTTTTTTATTTGTAATGGAAATAATTTTAGACCAATAACGATAGCCAAATGCTAAACGATAAAATAGTGCAGACAAAAACAAACCGAAACCAAACTAATGAATATAAACACAGATGTAGATTCTTTTTTAAACAAGAATTCTTCTAAAAGCTTTGAAATAAATTACAAACACCATATAATTTTTTGGGTTATATATTTTATTTTTAACAGCTTAAGGTATAGCAACATTCACCAAGATTTTATGCTCTCTTTGCGTATGAATCTTATAGGTTTTCCTATACATATGGCAATTGCATACTTTAACGTGTACTACTTAATGCCTAAGTTTGTTTTTAAGAAAAAATACATTAGTTACACTTTTTCTGTTATTGCCACATTATTTATTATGTTATTGGTTAAGTACTCCTTAACCTATTATTTTATTGGACCAAATGTATGGCCAGAGGGACCTGAAGAACTAAAAGGCTTAACACTTAATTATGCCACTACAATGATGGTTGGTGAACTGTACGTTTCCTCTTTTGTTGCAGCCATAAAACTCACAATAGATTGGCTAAAAGAACACAGCAAACTACATGAGTTAGAAAAGAGACAGCTAAGCACAGAATTACGTTTTTTACGCTCACAGGTTTCTCCACATTTCTTTTTTAACACGCTTAATAATGTTTACTCTTTAACTCTAGAAAAGTCTGATAAAGCTCCAGAAGTTATATTAAAATTATCTGAATTAATGCGATACTTGTTATATGCTACCAAAAAAAACAAACAAGATTTAAAGAGCGAGCTAGACTGTATACAAAACTATTTAGACCTAGAACGTTTACGTTTTGATGAGTCTTTAAATATAAACATTAGTATTTCTGGTGATCTAGAAGGTAAACGTATTTCACCTATGTTGTTAATTCCGGTAATAGAAAATTGTTTTAAACACGGAGCTAGTAAAAACATAGGAGATATGATAATAGATATAGATGTAAAGGTTAGTGAAGATTTGCTTCATTTTAAAGTATCTAACACCATACCCGTACAAAGCGCAGATAGCTTAATACCCATTAGAAGTGGTGGTATTGGACTAAGCAATTTAAAAAAACGCTTAGAGCTAGGGTATAAAAAAGAAGATTATCACCTATCTATTTTTGAAAAAGACAATATGTTTAATGTAATTCTAAAACTTAAAGTATGATTAAATTAAGAACCATAATTGTAGATGATGAACCGTTGGCTATAAATGTTTTAAAAAATTATGTTTCACAAATACAGGAATTAGAGTTACTAGAAACATTCTCTAATGCTGTTACAGCAACTACTTTTGTTCAAAACAATGAAATTGATATCATTTTTTTAGATATTAATATGCCTATATTAGATGGCTTAGATTTTCTCAAAAGCTTACAATCTATGCCAATGGTAGTTATGACAACTGCACATGAAGAGTATGCACTTACTAGTTATGAACTACAAGCTATAGATTATTTGGTTAAACCAATACCATTTCCTAGGTTTTTACAAGCAGTACAGCGCATTATAAAATTAAAACAAGGCAGTACTACAAAAGCCATAACTACCAATACTTCTACAGATAACGCTAGTATTTTTATTAAGATAGATAAAAAGAAGTTGCAAAAAATAGTGTTAGATGACATTATGGTAATTGAAAGTTTAAAGGACTATATCCGTATAAAAACAAAATCAGATAAATACATTATACACAGAACTTTAAGTAGTTTTACAGATGAATTACCTAGTGATAAATTTATAAGAATACACAGGTCTTATACCATATCTATCTCTAAAGTAGATACCATAGAAGGTAATAGTTTAGAAATTGGTGGTATACGGTACACAATTGGGCGTAGTTACATTAATGACGTAAAAGAAACACTTTTGGGACGCGCATAAATTTCAATTTTTAAGAAAAAGCTGTTAGGTTTTCATTTTGTATTTATTAAGCTATTGTTACAAGTTACTGGTCGATTTTTATTGCTAACAATTTAAAGAATAACAATATTTAAGAACAATAAACTAGCTGATTCTTAAAAATTATGATATTATCTAATTGGTTTCTATATCAAAAAAATAATGTAGCAAAAATAGCTTTTGCTGTATTAATTACTATTGGTGCTACTAGTTGCAAAACAGAAAACAAATATTCTGAGGTTGCCATAGCAGAAAATGGTACAGCAGCAATTCCTGATAAAATAGACTTTACATTTCACGTAAAACCTATTATATCTGATAGGTGTTTTATTTGCCACGGACCAGATAAAAATGCTGTTGAAGGTAATTTTTCTATGGTTACACCAGAGGAGGCTTATAAAGCTTTAGGAGAAAACTTAGACCATTATGCTATTGTGCCAGGAGACACAGAAAAAAGCGGAATGCTAGACCGTATTTACTCCAAAGATCCGGGGAGTATAATGCCGCCTCCAGAGTCTAACTTAATACTTACCGAGTACGAAAAAGAAATATTAAAAAAATGGGTAGAGCAAGGTGCAGAATATAAAGACCATTGGGCTTTTACACCTCCAGAAAATCAAAATGTACCTAAAACTAAAGATACTTGGGGAAATAACGAAATAGATAACTTTATTTATCAAAAATTAGAAGAAAACAACTTACAACCTTCTGAGCAGGCTCCAAAAGAAAAATTATTACGTAGAGTTTATTTTGATTTAACTGGCTTGCCACCATCTACAAAAGACATAAACAATTTTTTACAAGATTCTTCTGCTAATGCATATGAAAAAGTAGTAGATAAACTTTTAGAATCACAAGACTATGCAGAAAATATGGCTGCAGAATGGATGGATATTGCTCGTTATGCAGACACACACGGTTACCAAGATGATTTTGAACGTATTATGTGGCCTTGGAGAGATTGGGTAATTAACGCTTTTAACAAAAATATACCTTACAATAAATTTGTTACAGACCAATTAGCAGGAGATTTAATACCGGATGCATCTTTAGAACAAGTTTTAGCTACAGGTTTTAACCGTAACCATAAAATTACTTATGAAGGCGGAGTAATACCAGAAGAATACAGAGTAGAATACGTAGAGGACCGTATTACTACTTTTGGTACTGCTTTTTTAGGATTAACATTAGAGTGTGCGCGTTGTCATGACCATAAATATGATCCTATTAGTCAAAAAGCACATTTCTCATTCTTTAGCTTTTTTAATAATATAGATGAAGACGGATTAGTAAACGGCGGTTCTGGCGTAATTCCTAAACCATATATTACAATTACAGAGAAAGAAAAAAATGAAGTTTTAGATTTTGTTCAATTACAAAAATCAGACATAAAAGAAGTTCCTGTAATGGTTATGCAAGAGATGAAAACTCCTAGACAAGCATATATTCTTAACAGAGGATTATATGATCAGCACGGAGAAAAAGTATATCCAGATACTCCAAAAACTATTTTAACTTACCCAGAAGAGTTTGAAAAAAACAGACTTGGACTGGCAAAATGGTTGTTTCATAAAGACAATCCTTTAACTGCCAGAGTTGCTGTTAACCGTTTTTGGCAACGTATGTTTGGTACCGGTATTGTAGCTAGTTCTTATGATTTTGGCAACCAAGGAGCATTACCTACACATCCAGAATTGC containing:
- a CDS encoding GH92 family glycosyl hydrolase; this translates as MSIKFKILSIVLVVVSFAFGQQPVDYVNPFIGTSNFGATNPGAIAPRGMASVSPFNVAVQKDAGWLSNPYVKQYNFLTGFTHVNLSGVGCPDLGVILTMPTSGDLKTNHMQYGTTYIDEVSKAGYYSVNLSKYNIKTELTATTRVGVSRYTFPAGKSNILLNLGLGLTNEQGAMVKVVSNTEIEGMRTVGSFCYNSPEQAYPVYFVAKFSSPADEFGAWKKPHKYNEVEAQWMGYNGKTRLMKGFTREVVGDSIGAYMRYNFKKKTTVEVKIGVSYVSIDNARENLEKETANKNFDDVYATTKAAWNKTLSTVEVEGGSTNDKTIFYTALYHTQIHPNTLNDFNGDYPEIATGKIGNTKGTRYTVFSLWDTYRNYHPLMSTLYPAQQSNMVKSMLSMYKENGWLPKWELNSTETFTMVGDPAPVVIADTYLRGITDFNVDLAYAAMLKGATKIVNNPLRPGNKEYWENGYLSVGGSAEGPVSTTEEYNIADFAISQLAKELGKKADYKKFYNQSLSYKKLFDSDLKLLRPKNSDGSWYTPFDPYKGANFEKNVGYIEGNAWQYAFMVPHDIKGLMKLMGGKKQFVSHLDYIFDNNQFDMANEPDIAYPFLYNYSKGDEWKTQKRVQALIKTYFTNTPAGLPGNDDTGTMSAWLVYAMMGIYPVSPASPVYTISTPRFTSMTIHLDTTYYKKEKLIIKRTGNVNGKIKSIHLNNKELKGYFVSHKDLLNGSVLEIGLE
- a CDS encoding glycoside hydrolase family 20 protein produces the protein MKKLNCHITIFLLLLTFSCTTKKEKNFTEEEINIIPKPVFTELYKGSFSFNANTKLVASTKNEQKLLTSFSQNFKQVSGVKLDVVNNAPSTNFLQFKTIDSLPHEGYNLSINSNHITVSAKTYSGFVYGLETIKQLLPASIESTTFVQKEWIVPVIEIKDTPRFKWRGLMLDVSRHFFEVDYIKKTLDRMAMLKMNTFHWHLVDDQGWRIEIKKYPKLTSVGGYRVDQEDKGWNARPNAPLGTKATYGGFYTQEQIKEVVAYAAERGITVVPEIEMPAHVSSAIAAYPEFSCLDEQIMVPSGGVWPITDIYCAGKEETFIFLQDVLTEVMELFPFKYIHVGGDEATKTNWKTCTHCTTRLQTEGLVNVDQLQSYFIKRIERFISSKNRVLIGWDEILEGGLAPGATVMSWRGVKGGLEASAEGHNVVMTPGTHCYFDHYQGNQDQEPLAFGGYTPLSKVYEFNPVVDKMTPEQEKHVLGGQANLWAEHIPTEQQSEYMIFPRLAAMSEALWTPVENKNWNNFSGRVKELFKRYDVMGVNYAKSAYQITTDAKVDIEKGELSILLKNEFPDADIRYSIDGSLLSQSSLQYQKPIQLNKTATLKAAMFKNGKQLGQTLTKEFNYHNAVGKYIVYNTKYHKNYQGEQQLGLVNVLRGSKNFHDGQWQGWLGNNMDVVIDFDVETEFSAVTVGTLENQSSGIYFPVKIEVFTSEHRKKFTKVAEVTRAFKVSNASELKDFKINFKPTKARYIKVVATNLKSPPNGGGAWLFVDEIIVE
- a CDS encoding family 10 glycosylhydrolase, encoding MKQNKIFLRVMSFLLLGFVLFSCENKKQDKNVVEKEDAITNSFTFWTWTSASNEKEDTAYQEEFAKYSANGITDVLINTGTDPELLKRIVPFAKKEGLNVHAWMFTVNRPGDAIAEQHPEWYAVSRDGKSCFDEPPYVGYYKWLCPTRKESKAHILSLVEGLAKVEDVASVHLDYIRYSDIFLPIGLLPKYNLKQEVELPEFDFCYCDVCIAEFKKEHHKNPKESKNPAIDMEWKQFRLNKVKAIVDEAYIIAHNNNKILTAAVFPYPEMADHMVRQRWDKWNVDKVLPMIYHNFYNEEIDWIGFATGQGVKDLKNSNTELHTGIYVPNMSVSDLEKAILLAKDNGAKGVSIFDGNALTDEQYAVIKKLSKKFN
- a CDS encoding carbohydrate-binding family 9-like protein, encoding MKRIIAAFLFLIYLGCASLIAQNTPNKYIANKAVDSLIIDGVANEKSWETAKWTKEFIDIEGDKKATYITRVKMLWDDTYLYFFALLEEPHVWGDITKRDAVIFYNNDFEIFIDPPGTTHNYMELEINALNTVWDLLLTKTYSQGGAAINNWDINGLKTAVHINGTLNNAGDTDKSWSTEIAIPWKSLFEPSKIAEIPVNDFWRINFSRVQWQHTLIDGKYVKKKDANGKDLPEYNWVWSPQGVVNMHKPNTWGYVYFSDKTEENIDWNIPKDEQIKWYLYKVFLNYVENNDEKEIQSKSILGALVSPQLEKHKTGFNIWLKSPFTNKILVIKEDGKFSSNEAE
- a CDS encoding sensor histidine kinase translates to MNINTDVDSFLNKNSSKSFEINYKHHIIFWVIYFIFNSLRYSNIHQDFMLSLRMNLIGFPIHMAIAYFNVYYLMPKFVFKKKYISYTFSVIATLFIMLLVKYSLTYYFIGPNVWPEGPEELKGLTLNYATTMMVGELYVSSFVAAIKLTIDWLKEHSKLHELEKRQLSTELRFLRSQVSPHFFFNTLNNVYSLTLEKSDKAPEVILKLSELMRYLLYATKKNKQDLKSELDCIQNYLDLERLRFDESLNINISISGDLEGKRISPMLLIPVIENCFKHGASKNIGDMIIDIDVKVSEDLLHFKVSNTIPVQSADSLIPIRSGGIGLSNLKKRLELGYKKEDYHLSIFEKDNMFNVILKLKV
- a CDS encoding LytR/AlgR family response regulator transcription factor, encoding MKLRTIIVDDEPLAINVLKNYVSQIQELELLETFSNAVTATTFVQNNEIDIIFLDINMPILDGLDFLKSLQSMPMVVMTTAHEEYALTSYELQAIDYLVKPIPFPRFLQAVQRIIKLKQGSTTKAITTNTSTDNASIFIKIDKKKLQKIVLDDIMVIESLKDYIRIKTKSDKYIIHRTLSSFTDELPSDKFIRIHRSYTISISKVDTIEGNSLEIGGIRYTIGRSYINDVKETLLGRA
- a CDS encoding PSD1 and planctomycete cytochrome C domain-containing protein, whose translation is MILSNWFLYQKNNVAKIAFAVLITIGATSCKTENKYSEVAIAENGTAAIPDKIDFTFHVKPIISDRCFICHGPDKNAVEGNFSMVTPEEAYKALGENLDHYAIVPGDTEKSGMLDRIYSKDPGSIMPPPESNLILTEYEKEILKKWVEQGAEYKDHWAFTPPENQNVPKTKDTWGNNEIDNFIYQKLEENNLQPSEQAPKEKLLRRVYFDLTGLPPSTKDINNFLQDSSANAYEKVVDKLLESQDYAENMAAEWMDIARYADTHGYQDDFERIMWPWRDWVINAFNKNIPYNKFVTDQLAGDLIPDASLEQVLATGFNRNHKITYEGGVIPEEYRVEYVEDRITTFGTAFLGLTLECARCHDHKYDPISQKAHFSFFSFFNNIDEDGLVNGGSGVIPKPYITITEKEKNEVLDFVQLQKSDIKEVPVMVMQEMKTPRQAYILNRGLYDQHGEKVYPDTPKTILTYPEEFEKNRLGLAKWLFHKDNPLTARVAVNRFWQRMFGTGIVASSYDFGNQGALPTHPELLDYLALQFRDSDWDTKKMLKLMAMSKTYQQKTVISKEALEKDPENKWLARGPRIRLSAEMIRDQALFVSGLLNKEVGGPSVKPYQPEGIWEETTGGGGGSTSSYVLSEGKDLYRKSLYTFWKRTVPPPSMITFDAASRDLCSVKRQETNTPLQALVLLNDPQLIEAARVLAANAIKKETSIEKQISYIFQSSTSRLPDETEVTELTNHYNDMLNRVKSNEINTDEYLAIGSYKVDASITVDNLAALSLTAHTILNLDETITKG